GGACGAGTGTCATCCCAACTATCGGCTCCATCATTAAAAGCCATATTCTCCCAATCGAGATCAATACCATCCACTTTGGCCTTTATCGCCCAATCAGTAAACTGCTCGGCGAGGTCTTGCCGGTTTTGGGGCTTCTTGAGGAAGTTTGCCAATTGACCACTTTTACTGGGATCAAGATCGGTATGCGTTGCGAACACGAGAATCCCGCGATTTTGAAGTCCTTGGCGAGCGGCATCAGTTCGCGCGTTCGTCCAGGGGGTGCTGCTCTTGGACTGACAGCCTCCACCTGCAGTCGAGCAGATAGGTCGGCTGGGTGAAGACCAGTTCCACCAAAACAGGCTGGCTTCACCCATAACGCCATTGCTCTGATCGGCTTCTCGCAGGATGTCTTCCGCGCTAATCCACCAACCAAACCAGCCGCTGACGGCTCGGGATTTATCCGCTCCCGCGGTGCTTTGGGGGAGCAAAGTTGCGGCTGCGATCACGACAGCGAGTATCACGATCGTTAGCGAGGGTTTAGTCGGGACGCGACTCACCGTAACTCCTTTGGTCAGATCGCCATCGGAAAAAGTGAGTTCCGATGTGACGTCCTTCAACTCCGTCGTGAGCTGGTGGCCGCAGCGTTATTCGCCTCTGTCACGAAATCGAGACGAATGCTATGTGGCTTCGACCTGAACCCGCCATCGAGCGACAACGGAGTCGTTGCTAATCAAGGGGGGCCGTATGGGAATCCCACCTTATTGCCCCAATCTCCTGATGGGTACTCAATGTTCTTTGCAGCCTGGTCGCTCGGACCTTGTTCAGTACCGTCCGTCGTAGTCCAACACAGGTCGGCTTGGTCTGTGCCACACATAAAGTAACCAATGGAATCTTTCGTGCCGCCTGGCCAGATGGCGACCGGGCGGTTGCTCTCCGCGGTGGGACCAGGTATCGGGTTCGAGCAAACAGCGTCATTTCCGTTGCAGAATCGAATCGGCAGTAGGCTAGCGGTTCCACTTTCGTCATATAGCGCTGATTTGTTCCCCTCCATCGGGTCTTGGTAGAGGTCGACATTGGTGAATTGGAAGTCCCCGAAGGTTGCCACAGAGCCGTCTGGAATGCAGAAAGCGTTGTTTCCAGTTACCCCGAGCGAGAAAGCTCGGGAGTAGGTATTCATCTGGTTGCCGTCCTTAGTCCCAAGTCCCGGAAGTGTCAGGTCATTGACGCTCACGTTAGTGACATTCTGTTGCTTCTTGTTGAAGTTCTTTATGGGGCACGTGAGCGTCTGAATCAAACCCGAGGAGCCCGGATCCGTAGCCTTGCCGTTGTTTTGGAGGATGCGTGGCACGTAAACTCCATCAACCCTGCTCCCAGCTGTCCCGTAGTTGTATCCGTAAGACCCGATATTGATCACGCCACCTGCGCCTCCTTGGATCACGGTTATATCTTCAAAGGTCTGCCCAGTGGATGAAATCTTAATTGAGTCATCTGCACTTAAGATCCATGAGTTACCGATATAAGAGTCAGCGCCCACCTCGTAGGAGTCTGACTCTCCATTCCAAACGATTCGTTTGACGTCGAAGACCTTGGCGGGCCTGTTTGACTCGTAGTTGACTTGACTGGGCGTGCTGTAGTCAGGTGTGCAACTGGGAGCGAAGTTAAGTTTGACCGCTGTGTCGTTCCGCCGTGGCGAGTTCGAAATAGTAATGCCGGAAACATCGATGGGAAATTCCCTGGCCGCCGAAGAATTGACGATTAACTGTCCTGTATCAACCTTGTATTTACCAGTCTGATTTTCTTTAAGACCTTGCGAGTCGTAGTCATCTCTTGTGATGTTGCTGTCCAATCGGCCAAATCCCGTGACCGTGATGGGGCGTTTGGTGGTGACTGCACAAGGAGTAGATCCTCTAGCGGTTGCGGAGACCATGGCGTTTAGTGGCGTCTTCAACACAACACCGGCCTCTAACTCAATGTAGAGCTCTTTCGACTTTCCATCGGTTGCCATGGTGAACAGACTTCCGGTGTACATATCGTTGCCATTGAGTGGTCGTACTCGTGGCTTATCGATAACGCAATCACCCTTTGTCCACTGGTTACCACCGCTATTGGTCAGTGCCATGTTGT
The Actinomycetes bacterium genome window above contains:
- a CDS encoding fibronectin type III domain-containing protein translates to MVPTKKTTETKVKIRWNKPKRTGSTKLKKYQFRLKAKGGTWKKWKGKTPKKLAVNKKQKKKQKKFKKVYKNLQPGTSYVFQVRAKNKTGNGKGAKNGLKFHTLPECKPDGPDGPDDPDGPVDPDVRPIPSVNYVYTNPNNRDGQWKNLAGELTTVQTTQFIDSIPSVITVKTPDGDGCIAIFDQFDGKPFATAGSGDPIPVNPPDGSKPQQLTIIPWQSSNGGCNINTDFASYDPNIVIAVFVSKRYFSSPPSNATVCKISASDAAAIDNMALTNSGGNQWTKGDCVIDKPRVRPLNGNDMYTGSLFTMATDGKSKELYIELEAGVVLKTPLNAMVSATARGSTPCAVTTKRPITVTGFGRLDSNITRDDYDSQGLKENQTGKYKVDTGQLIVNSSAAREFPIDVSGITISNSPRRNDTAVKLNFAPSCTPDYSTPSQVNYESNRPAKVFDVKRIVWNGESDSYEVGADSYIGNSWILSADDSIKISSTGQTFEDITVIQGGAGGVINIGSYGYNYGTAGSRVDGVYVPRILQNNGKATDPGSSGLIQTLTCPIKNFNKKQQNVTNVSVNDLTLPGLGTKDGNQMNTYSRAFSLGVTGNNAFCIPDGSVATFGDFQFTNVDLYQDPMEGNKSALYDESGTASLLPIRFCNGNDAVCSNPIPGPTAESNRPVAIWPGGTKDSIGYFMCGTDQADLCWTTTDGTEQGPSDQAAKNIEYPSGDWGNKVGFPYGPP